A region of Argentina anserina chromosome 5, drPotAnse1.1, whole genome shotgun sequence DNA encodes the following proteins:
- the LOC126793307 gene encoding probable beta-D-xylosidase 7, whose translation MKLPALILIPLIFFSTLIDLTLSTQPSYSCDSSNPSTKSYPFCETTLPIYQRVHDLVSRLTLDEKISQLVNSAPAIPRLGIPSYEWWSEALHGVADVGKGIRLYSTINSATSFPQVILTAASFNEHLWYRIGQVIGTEARALYNAGQATGMTFWAPNINIFRDPRWGRGQETPGEDPLMAGKYSVAYVRGVQGDSYGGGRLKAGGHLQASACCKHFTAYDLDSWKNVTRFGFNAKVTQQDLADTYQPPFKSCVEHGKATGIMCAYNQVNGVPSCADHNLLTKTVRGHWDFHGYITSDCGAVSIIHDVQGYTKQPEDAVVDVLKAGMDVDCGTYLQNYTKSAVQMKKLPVSYIDSALHNLFSIRMRLGLFDGNPTKLPFGNIGPDQVCSKLHQAIALEAAEDGIVLLKNAGKLLPLHKSKGISLAVIGPNANASETLLGNYHGPPCKFITPLQGLQGYAKKTVYHPGCDTVTCPNPAIGQAVNVAKKADYVVLIVGLDQGEEREAHDRDHLNFPGKQQQLINSVAKASKKPVILVILSGGPVDISAANHNPKIGSILWAGYPGEAGGLALAEIIFGDHNPGGRLPVTWYTQDYIKTPMTDMRMRPDKRSGYPGRTYRFYTGKNVFDFGYGLSYSNYAYSFVASATQNKLYLNESSVGLAAKKSDSGRYQLVSDLGEEFCQKLFKVTIGVKNDGEMAGKHPVLLFVSRKNPTKGSPVKQLIGFKSVILSAGERAELEFMLNPCEHLSHANEDGLMVLEEGSRYLVVGDAEYPIDIIV comes from the exons ATGAAGCTCCCAGCTCTCATTCTGATCCCTCTTATCTTCTTCTCCACCCTCATTGATCTCACCTTGTCAACTCAACCTTCATATTCATGTGACTCGTCTAACCCTTCAACCAAATCCTACCCTTTCTGTGAAACCACCCTCCCCATCTACCAACGAGTCCACGACCTCGTCTCGCGTCTCACATTGGACGAGAAGATCTCCCAACTCGTCAACTCGGCCCCTGCGATTCCCCGACTTGGCATCCCGAGTTACGAGTGGTGGTCGGAGGCTCTTCACGGCGTTGCCGACGTCGGCAAAGGTATCCGTCTCTACAGTACCATCAACAGCGCCACCAGCTTCCCTCAGGTCATATTAACCGCTGCTTCGTTCAATGAGCATCTCTGGTATCGGATCGGTCAG GTGATCGGAACCGAAGCAAGGGCGCTGTACAATGCCGGACAAGCGACCGGGATGACGTTTTGGGCACCGAACATAAACATTTTCAGGGACCCAAGATGGGGAAGAGGGCAAGAGACTCCCGGGGAAGATCCATTGATGGCTGGAAAATATTCTGTGGCGTATGTCCGAGGGGTTCAGGGTGATTCATATGGAGGAGGAAGGCTGAAGGCGGGTGGTCATCTCCAGGCCTCAGCTTGCTGCAAGCATTTCACGGCGTACGATCTCGACAGCTGGAAAAATGTGACTCGTTTTGGGTTTAATGCAAAG GTGACCCAGCAAGACCTAGCAGACACGTACCAGCCTCCATTCAAGAGTTGCGTCGAGCATGGCAAAGCCACTGGCATCATGTGTGCCTATAATCAAGTTAATGGAGTCCCTAGCTGTGCAGATCACAATCTGTTAACCAAGACTGTTCGAGGGCACTGGGATTTTCATGG ATATATCACGTCGGATTGTGGTGCCGTGAGCATAATTCACGACGTGCAGGGCTACACTAAGCAGCCGGAAGATGCCGTCGTCGATGTCCTAAAAGCAG GGATGGATGTGGACTGTGGAACTTACTTGCAGAATTACACGAAAAGTGCAGTGCAGATGAAAAAGCTGCCGGTCTCATACATAGACAGTGCTCTCCACAACTTATTCTCTATAAGGATGAGGTTAGGTCTGTTTGATGGCAACCCAACCAAGCTACCTTTCGGCAACATTGGTCCAGACCAAGTGTGCTCTAAACTGCACCAAGCTATAGCACTAGAAGCTGCTGAAGATGGCATTGTGCTTTTGAAGAACGCAGGCAAGCTACTCCCTCTACATAAATCGAAGGGCATTTCGCTCGCTGTAATCGGTCCCAATGCCAATGCTTCCGAAACACTTCTCGGTAACTATCATGGTCCACCCTGCAAGTTCATTACCCCGTTACAAGGACTGCAAGGTTATGCTAAGAAAACAGTGTATCACCCTGGATGCGATACAGTTACATGCCCTAATCCGGCGATTGGTCAAGCTGTTAATGTAGCAAAGAAGGCTGATTATGTGGTTTTGATTGTGGGATTGGACCAAGGTGAAGAAAGAGAGGCGCACGATAGAGATCACTTAAACTTCCCTGGCAAGCAACAGCAACTCATTAACAGTGTGGCTAAAGCTTCCAAGAAACCAGTGATTCTTGTGATCCTCTCTGGGGGTCCAGTTGATATATCTGCAGCTAATCATAATCCAAAAATAGGAAGCATCCTGTGGGCAGGATATCCAGGTGAAGCTGGTGGACTTGCCCTGGCAGAAATCATCTTTGGTGATCACAATCCAG GTGGAAGATTGCCAGTCACATGGTATACACAAGATTACATCAAAACACCAATGACAGACATGAGGATGAGGCCAGACAAAAGATCAGGCTATCCAGGGCGCACTTACAGATTCTACACTGGCAAAAACGTTTTTGATTTCGGTTATGGCCTCAGCTACTCCAACTATGCTTATAGTTTTGTAGCTTCAGCAACCCAAAACAAGCTCTATCTAAATGAGTCATCGGTTGGTCTAGCAGCTAAGAAATCAGACTCCGGACGCTACCAGCTAGTGTCCGATCTAGGTGAAGAATTCTGTCAGAAGTTGTTTAAGGTCACTATTGGGGTCAAGAATGATGGTGAGATGGCTGGCAAACATCCAGTGTTGCTATTTGTTAGCCGGAAAAATCCAACGAAAGGAAGTCCAGTAAAACAGTTGATCGGATTCAAGAGCGTGATACTAAGCGCCGGGGAAAGAGCTGAACTTGAGTTCATGTTGAACCCTTGTGAGCACCTCAGCCATGCAAATGAGGATGGCTTGATGGTGCTGGAAGAAGGTTCTCGTTACTTGGTTGTGGGTGATGCAGAGTACCCTATCGATATCATTGTTTGA
- the LOC126795304 gene encoding LOW QUALITY PROTEIN: uncharacterized protein LOC126795304 (The sequence of the model RefSeq protein was modified relative to this genomic sequence to represent the inferred CDS: inserted 2 bases in 2 codons; substituted 2 bases at 2 genomic stop codons) codes for MAVGLKPLLPIILLPSLLLYQDXVSTPSCKPVPSPDPAHPHPDDLKVMLVALLLLGFASTYFDLLFRHHYTSKFFTRSYQSLRLDMLLVLGDVSAPGRHSPRSDFESVVWXFHRVLGPFLDLPLYVVLGDHNVEDCGGLSKESVGWISRRLPGXDSARCGAFEIGNVNFVSLNAVALLCGDSEVRFSVEKAVERESVDFRVENEKGGESEERRKKERGYEFVWRENVMKXGSGPVVLLHFPLSRNGIPSFGGSPNVFDAGVHDVGRGPYDLSQKLPSNATEYIIQALKPRIVFSAQTQEFDDHFHPDGTREVTIPAMTWNARDDPGFVIAIFRRNGGAVSISYCSLARESHILVAYASFLILSVSILAFSSTPRLGSFKTMIT; via the exons ATGGCGGTTGGCTTGAAGCCACTATTACCCATCATCCTACtcccctctcttcttctctatcAAGACTAGGTTTCCACTCCCTCATGCAAACCCGTCCCCTCACCCGACCCAGCCCATCCCCACCCGGACGACCTCAAGGTCATGCTGGTtgccctcctcctcctcggcTTTGCCTCCACCTACTTCGACCTCCTCTTCCGCCACCACTACACCTCCAAATTCTTCACC AGATCGTACCAGAGTCTCAGGCTGGACATGCTTCTGGTCCTCGGCGACGTATCGGCGCCTGGACGCCACTCGCCGAGGAGCGATTTTGAATCGGTGGTCTGGTAGTTTCATCGGGTTCTGGGACCGTTTCTGGACCTGCCGCTCTACGTCGTGCTCGGCGACCACAACGTCGAAGACTGCGGCGGCCTGAGCAAGGAGTCGGTGGGGTGGATTTCGAGGAGGCTGCCGG CAGACTCGGCCAGGTGTGGGGCCTTTGAGATCGGCAACGTCAACTTCGTATCGCTAAACGCCGTCGCTTTGCTGTGTGGGGATAGTGAGGTGAGGTTTAGTGTGGAAAAGGcggtggagagagagagcgtgGATTTTCGTGTCGAAAATGAGAAGGGAGGTGAGAGTGAGGAGAGGAGGAAAAAGGAGAGGGGTTATGAGTTTGTGTGGAGAGAGAATGTGATGA TCGGGTCCGGTCCTGTGGTGTTGCTTCACTTTCCATTGAGCCGGAATGGGATTCCTAGTTTCGGTGGGAGTCCTAATGTTTTCGACGCAGGTGT GCACGATGTTGGCAGAGGGCCGTATGATTTGTCACAGAAGCTACCGTCAAATGCTACTGAGTATATAATTCAAGCTCTCAAGCCAAG GATTGTTTTCAGTGCCCAAACTCAGGAGTTTGATGATCACTTCCATCCAGACGGAACCCGTGAGGTTACTATTCCGGCCATGACATGGAATGCGAGAGATGATCCTGGATTTGTTATTGCCATATTCCGGAGGAATGGAGGAGCAGTAAGCATCAGTTACTGCTCTCTAGCTAGAGAATCTCACATACTTGTAGCCTATGCATCTTTTCTGATTCTCTCGGTATCAATACTGGCTTTCTCAAGCACTCCTAGGTTAGGATCTTTCAAGACAATGATAACCTGA